The Vicia villosa cultivar HV-30 ecotype Madison, WI linkage group LG1, Vvil1.0, whole genome shotgun sequence genome includes a region encoding these proteins:
- the LOC131659960 gene encoding uncharacterized protein LOC131659960 gives MTNTFESSNNNSPSQSTGRTDPPPPPPIPKTTRLALTVPNITNFIKITLSIEKGTYNTWSELFKIQARVFQVTGHIIPSEPAADPSLKTTDPQLWLRLDAIVLQWIYGTIFDDLLNTIIEHNSTAEIAWNHLFDIFYDNKNSRALYLEKEFSRTHMEKFSDASSYFQNLKSLSDQLANVGALYRMNV, from the coding sequence ATGACTAACACTTTTGAGTCCTCCAACAACAACTCTCCCTCACAGTCCACCGGTCGTACCGACCCTCCTCCTCCACCTCCCATTCCTAAGACGACCCGTCTTGCTCTCACTGTCCCGAATATTACTAATTTCATTAAGATTACTCTGAGCATTGAAAAGGGCACGTATAACACGTGGTCAGAACTTTTCAAAATTCAGGCTCGAGTTTTTCAAGTGACTGGCCATATTATTCCCTCTGAACCAGCCGCAGATCCTTCTCTCAAAACTACTGATCCACAGTTATGGCTTCGTCTCGACGCCATCGTTTTGCAGTGGATATATGGAACAATCTTCGATGATCTTCTTAACACTATCATTGAACATAATTCCACCGCTGAAATCGCGTGGAATCACTTATTCGACATTTTTTATGATAACAAGAATTCTAGGGCTCTCTACCTAGAGAAAGAATTTTCGCGAACTCATATGGAGAAATTCTCTGATGCTTCCTCCTACTTCCAGAATCTCAAGTCTCTTTCTGATCAACTAGCTAATGTTGGTGCTCTGTATCGAATGAATGTTTAG